Proteins found in one Methanomassiliicoccales archaeon genomic segment:
- a CDS encoding pyridoxamine 5'-phosphate oxidase family protein, which translates to MVRMRKSEREVQDRTIIDELMHRSQVLRLGLVDGEEAYLVPVCFGYEQDVLFIHSAREGRKLEAIKAHPRVCFEVDEGEVISAKQACRWSAKYMSIIGWGVASLVNDPEKKRLALDVIMRHYGGRGPFQYDPASLDEMIVIRIDVEEMSCKRPI; encoded by the coding sequence ATGGTGCGCATGCGAAAGAGCGAGAGGGAGGTGCAAGACCGAACCATCATCGACGAACTGATGCACCGTTCGCAGGTTCTCCGGCTCGGTTTGGTGGATGGGGAGGAAGCCTACCTGGTCCCGGTCTGCTTCGGCTATGAGCAAGATGTCCTGTTCATCCACTCGGCCAGGGAAGGCCGAAAACTGGAAGCAATCAAGGCGCACCCCCGGGTATGCTTCGAGGTGGATGAGGGCGAGGTGATCTCTGCCAAGCAAGCTTGCCGTTGGTCCGCCAAGTACATGAGCATCATCGGCTGGGGAGTGGCTTCGCTCGTCAACGACCCAGAGAAGAAGCGGCTCGCCCTGGACGTGATCATGCGCCACTATGGCGGCAGAGGTCCTTTCCAGTACGACCCTGCCTCCCTGGACGAGATGATCGTTATCCGCATCGATGTCGAAGAGATGAGTTGCAAGCGACCGATCTAG